TCGTAGACGTCCAGTCCCGCCGCGGCGACCTGCCCCTGTTTCAACGCTTCGATCAACGCCTGCGTGTCCACCAGCGGCCCACGGCTGGTATTGATCAACACCACGCCGCGTCTCATCTTGGCGAGAGATTCTCGGTTGATGAGATGGCGGGTGTCGGGAGTCAGCGGGGCGTGCAGGCTGATGATGTCAGACTCGGAAAGCAGGTCTTCCAGTGACACGTAGTGCACGCCGTCGGCCACGCGCGGATCGGGATGGGGATCGAAGGCCAGCACTCGGCAACCGAAGCCTGCCATGATCCGCGCGAAACAATGCCCGATGCGACCAACTCCGATGACGCCCACGGTCTTGCCGTGCAGGTCGAAGCCCATCAGGCCGTTCAGAGAGAAATTCCCCTCCCGCACCCGCGCATACGCCTTGTGAATCTTGCGATTGAGGCACAGCAACAACGCCACGGCGTGCTCGGCCACGGCGTGGGGCGAGTAGGCGGGCACTCTCAACACCACCAATCCCAGGGCCGAGGCCGCCTGTAAGTCGACGTTGTTGAACCCGGCACAGCGCATGGCCACGACCTGGGTGCCACCGTTGGCGAGGATCTCCAGCACCGCGCGGTCGAGCGTGTCGTTCACGAAGCAGCAAACGCCCTGGAATCCGCGTGCCAGCGTGGCCGTCTCGCGGCTCAGGCGCACGGGCAGGTAGGTCAAACGGTGGACATGGGCGGCTGCGGCAGCCTGAAAACTGCGCTGTTCATAGGCGTGGCAATCAAACAGGACCAG
This genomic interval from Candidatus Sericytochromatia bacterium contains the following:
- a CDS encoding 2-hydroxyacid dehydrogenase, whose product is LVLFDCHAYEQRSFQAAAAAHVHRLTYLPVRLSRETATLARGFQGVCCFVNDTLDRAVLEILANGGTQVVAMRCAGFNNVDLQAASALGLVVLRVPAYSPHAVAEHAVALLLCLNRKIHKAYARVREGNFSLNGLMGFDLHGKTVGVIGVGRIGHCFARIMAGFGCRVLAFDPHPDPRVADGVHYVSLEDLLSESDIISLHAPLTPDTRHLINRESLAKMRRGVVLINTSRGPLVDTQALIEALKQGQVAAAGLDVYEREAGIFFEDWSDTGLQDDTLARLLSMPQVLVTGHQAFLTETALQNIAEVTLLNLDAFERGAPLENAVTPASVLPPRI